TTTCAAATTGTGATATGTATTCATCTACATCATTTTGCAGGTTTGCTAACGTTTTATCCACTCTTCGACCTCATTTCATCCATCAATTAGGCTCATTTCGTATTATATCCTCATAACCAGTGGACAGCCATCATAGTTTTAACAGTGATAGCATGTACCAAAAACGGAGGGGGATCTGCTTGCAAAGGCGTCGCAAACAGATCGGGACGATTTTGCTGGCGACTGTCGCTATTTTATTTACAGCGTCCCTAGTCGTATATCCCGAGCAAGGTTTTGAAACAGGTATTGAAGGGCTCAAAGTATTTTGGGACGTAGTCTTCCCTTCTCTACTCCCATTTTTTATTTTATCCGAACTTTTACTCGGATTGGGTGTAGTGAATGCGCTTGGCGTCTTTCTTGAACCACTGATGCGCCCTGTATTTAATGTTCCAGGTGTAGGTGCGTTTGCACTATCCATGGGTCTTGCCGCAGGATATCCAATGGATGCGGTTATTGCAGCGAAGTTTAGACGCACGGGTGCATGTACCCGCGTAGAAGGTGAAAGATTGCTCGCCTTTACTAACACTGCCGACCCCCTATTCATGTTTGGTGCGGTAGCTGTGGGTATGTTTAAATCACCTGCATTAGGAGTATTACTTGCGCTTGCGCATTATTTGTCAGCGTTCATAGTAGGCATTACCTTCAGATTCTATGGACGCAAAGAAGAACAGTATGAAAGGCCACAACGCCTCACACAACATGAAGGTGCACCTATGTGGAAACGCGCTTATCGTGAAATGATGATCGCACGTGACGAAGACAACCGCCCATTTGGTAAATTGCTTGGTGACGCTGTCACAGACTCAGTTAAAACTTTGTTGATGATAGGCGGTTTTATTATTTTCTTTGCCGTACTTCTGCGTGTGATGACACAGGTGGGTATTGTTGGATTTTTTGCATTGCCAGTTGCTGCAGTGTTTCAAATGATTCATCTCAATCCTACATTAATTTCACCACTCATTAAAGGAATGTTTGAAATTGACATCGGCACTGCAGCCACGGCTACAGCATCTGCCCCACTCATTGAAAAATTGAGCATCGCTAGCGCAATTATTGCGTGGAGTGGTTTAGCAGTTCACGCACAGGTTGCTAGTGTACTGACTGATACGGATATCCGCTTTCGTCCCTATCTTGTTGCGCGGATTTATCAAGCAGTTGTTGCAGCTATTCTTACCTTTGTTTTCTTTAAGATGGGTGTTGGCACTCGTTTTGCTATGATTCCACATGCCATTTCAGCTATGGCACCACTCACAGGAGGGTTATCCTCATTTTCAGACTCTCTTTCTGAAATTACTGCTTGGGCTGCATTGTTAGCCATTGCTATTGCCATTTCACTTCTCATTTATTTTGTTAGAAAGTTTAAATTGGCTTTCTTTTATTCAAAAGGTTTGTGATGTAAATCAATACTCCATCCACTAAGACATTGCACGATCAGTACATGTGTACAAACCAAAAAGCGACGGGAGCCAATCCACCCGTCGCTTTTTGGTGCTACAACATTTCTTATGGTACGCAATCATCATTAAAAGAAAGCGTGAAAAACAAGTTGATCACCTAAGATGAGAGCCCCAAGTACTAAAGTATAGTAACCAAATGGCCGCAAACTAGCTCGTTCGATCATTCGTAACAGGAAGCGGATAGCTATGTATCCGGTAATGCCACTTACCGCCATTCCGGCTAACAAAATAGGGTTTAAAACAAATTGCGATTGTGGGATATCTTTTAATTCAAATACAGTTGCACCAAGAATGATTGGCACAGAGAGCAAAAAAGAATACCTTACAGCATCTTTACGTTCGATTCCAGCTCCTAGTGCAGTACAAAGCGTGAGACCGGAGCGAGATAAAGCAGGTAAAATAGCTGCACCTTGTGCCATGCCAATCCAAAACGCACTGTGATATTTCATCTCGCGTGCAAGTACTGGACGTTCATGATGTGCAAGTGATTCCACATAAAGAAGCATGGTACCTGTGATGATGAATTCAATGCCAAGCGTTGCTCCCGAATGAAAAATAGACTCAAAGGTTTTTTCAAAAATTAACCCAATCGCTACAGTAGGGATGGTTGATATGATGAGCAACCCCACGAGTCGATCAAACGGTCTTGTCAGTAAGTGTATAAGATCACGTCGCAACGCGACAACGACCGCGAGTAATGTTCCAAAATGCAATAAAACATCAAATGAAAGCGAGTCTCCTTGAAGATGAAGTAAATGTTGTACCAATACTAAATGGCCAGAGCTACTGATCGGTAAAAATTCAGTTAATCCCTGGACAGCACCAAGCAATAATGCGTGAAATAAACTCATAGGCAGCACCCCCCTGCCTCATTGTATGGTGGACGTGCTGTTTGAAGTACAAGCTAGCATGTTTTTATCATTTATTGAATACACCTGTATGGGGGTGGATGCTGTGCGTCGTAAAGATTTCTTAACTGCCTTACAAATTGCTGCAACCTATATCGGCACTGTCGTAGGAGCAGGTTTTGCTTCTGGTCAAGAAGTACTCCAATTCTTTACGCGCTATGGTACCTTTGCTATCATAGGCATCTTGTCCACTACACTTTTATTTTTTATTTTAGGATTGTATGCAATGTCACTCGGGCGCTTACATGGCGTACATACTTTTTCTGAAGTTTCAGATCTCGTTATGACTAAGACAAGCAGCCGTGTGATAAGTTTTTTGTTACTTTTGCTCTTATTTGGTGTCACTATAGCGATGATGGCTGGAAGTGGTGCTTTATTATCTGAACAATTTCACTGGTCATTTGGGATAAGTGCATTACTAACGGGAGTAATTACAGCTCTTACACTATTACTTGGCATTCGTGGTATGATGTCAGTAAACTCCATTATTGTTCCAATCTTAATTACATTTGTCATCTCGTTATTTGCATATGTGTGGTCAACAACTCAAGGAACAGTCATTCACAGTGCTATTCCACTTGTACAAACTCCTAATACCATATGGGCTTTATTGCTGTCTGCATTTACTTATGCCGGATTTAATGTCGGACTCTCGCTAACAGTGCTCGTTCCGCTAGGACAAGTGGCTGATCGCAAAAAAATATTAGTCATAGGAGCATTACTTGGTGCATGTGGGCTTGGTCTTTTATTATTACTTTTGCATCTGTTATTAGTCAGCATATATCCAGCAGGGATTCATTATGAAGTACCCATGGGTTATTTAGCTAAAAGCTTACCGCCTATGATGCGCTATGGTTTTGTCTTTATTTTATGGGCAGAAATATTTTCTACACTACTTGGAAATGTATATGGTATTGCTAGCGAATTATCGCGACATGCAAAACACTCGTATTTTCGTTGGGTCATCGTTATCCTTTTTGCGGCGATGATGGTCTGCCAAGTGGGATTTGCGCGAATCGTGAGTGTAACGTATCCTATTTTCGGATATCTAGGTCTTTTTATTCTCTTTGTCATTCTCCTTAGTGAACGCCGCATAATCAGGTTATAATGATAGCCAAGTGGTGTTTTATATGTGAGGAGTGTGATTTGTGAAACGCAGTTTACCCTATTTGCTCATTATTGTGGGAAGCCTCATTTATTCGGTAGGATTAAATGCATTTATTGTGGGAAATCAGCTGGCAGAAGGTGGGTTTGTCGGGATTTCCATCGTCCTATTGTATAAGTTGTCTATACCCATTGGAGCATCTTTTCTCGTTTTAAACATACCTGTTTTAATCCTGGGATGGCGCTTTTTTGGACGTGAATTCAGTATAAAAACCATCTTAGGTGTTTTAGCCGTATCGCTATTCACCGTCATAACGCAACATTTTGCAGTACATGTGAACGATCGCCTGCTCGCCGCACTCTATGGCGGTGTTATTTGCGGTGCTGGTCTTGGTATTATTTTTCGAAGTGGTGGAACAACGGGTGGCGTTGATATTTTAGCGCGAATTGCGCGGCATTACTTTAACCACTCGATGGGCCGCCTCATGTTTGCTTCTGATGTTGTCGTCATTGCACTTGTTGCCATCGTTATCAATATGGAGACAGCTATGTATTCCCTTGTAGCACTCTATGTAGCTAGCCGCATGATCGATTCAGTGATTGAAGGATTCTCTGCATCGCGAGCAGCTATGATTATTAGTGATCAACCGGAACAGATCGCAGATCGCATTCATAATGACATGGGACGAGGTACAACTCTTCTACATGGTCAAGGCGGTTATACCAGGGATCAAAAATTAGTCGTTTATTGTGTTGTCAGCCGCGATGAAGTGGTGCGTTTACAGCAACTTGTTCACGATGTGGACGATCGAGCATTTGTGGTTTTAAATGATGTAAATGATGTTTTAGGAGAAGGTTTTACGCGATAATTTGGACATTGTGGATGGCCAAAAAACAAACAAAGTAACCACTGATAGTAGCGGCGTGACTACAGTGATCACTGAGAGTAATGAAAATCGCGGTAAATATGGAAATACTCCATACACGTAATCCGCATAGTCGTTGAAAAACAACCATACAAAAGCAGTGGCGATATGTCGTGGTTTATATGTGCAAAGCGGTACAAGCTTCGTAAATACGAGCGCTTCAATTAACATCCCTGCATGTGCAAACCATAAACCTACACCCTCAAGTGGTAAACTATGCAAATAAAAAAAACCATCGGTTAACACAATAACAGCCCATAGACCATATTGAAAGAGTGAAGTAACTCCTAACGCAAATAGAAATGTAATCGCCTCTCTCAATAGATGGGAAGCCGGTGGCCAAAGGATGCCACATATGGCTAAAGTAAAGAACAACGCAGCGACAGGACTATCTGGAACGAAGATTCGCAAATAAAATAAGGTGTGGTCTACCTGTCCACGGTACCACATGAAACCAAACACAGTACCAATAGCATTAAGTGCACCAATACCTTTCCATACAGAGCGCTTATGAAGAATCCTTAGAATCGAATCTACTATCATTTGCACTATAGTCACCCCTGCCCTCTAGTGTTCCAAAGAGGGTAGGGTGTCATGCAGACGTGCATCATGCAAGAGCGATAAATTGACCAACCTTTTCACTTAGTTGCTGCGATAAGTGACCCCACATCATGGATCCTAGCTTAGCATTTGAACCCTGTGCCAGATAGCGCGTGAGGCTAGCTGGATCGCGAACAACCAGATGGTCAGCGAGCGCCATCATGAGCGATGTTTCCCATTCACCAGAAGGATAAAATTCTTTAGAAACATTTTTATATGAAGTAGATGACAATGCCTCTTGTAATTGTCCGTCACGCCACCATATAAAGGACATCATGTCTAATTGACTATCTGCTGTAAGAAGGGTTTGCATCACTAGTTGTTCTTTATAAAGACTATCTGTCAATAGGATCAATCGACGAAATTGAAAATGACGTGTTAATTCATGGATATAACGATGGATGATTTGACTAAAAGCTTCTTTTTGCAACTGAACAACCGCAGTATCATCAAATGTGGTATCAATGGATTGCAAAGGAAGAGTAAGAATTCGATCTCCTTTTGCCATCTCTACCTCGTCGCGTAGCTTCCTTAATATATACCATGTAGTGCCTACAGGTAGATGAGATGGGCGCCATGTCAAGCCACCTACTGTCAATAGCACAGTGTCAAGATGCCGGTAATTTTCTTCGATCTGGCTTAGTGAAAATTCTTCAAAACGCATATCGCTTTCTCCTTCATTCATCATCTCATAAAAAATAGGAGCCTTAATATTGCGCTCCTACCCTTATTCATCTATTAACTTCTGACTAAAGTGCAGTTAAAATCTAGCCTCACCGAAAGTTGCCGATTGGTTAACAAAATAACCTGGTAAATCAAGAGCCCGATCATCCTCTAAGCGTTTCATGCCAAGATCATGTAGAGTTTGACGAATCCCTTGGTGTATAGCTTGCTCCATCTCAGGTGAATAGCGATCGTTCATAGAAAGAGCCTCTCGAATACCTTGGCTAACTGAACGTGTCACATACGAGACATCAAGTCCTGCACAGACCAGACCATGCAGTACACCGCGTGTGGTTTCAGATACGGCAAAACTGTGCAAAGGAACTAAGCTAGAAAGAACGCCCATAATAGCGTGTTGCGCGATAGAGGAAATCTCTCGTACTACATCTTCTGCCCTTGACATTGTATTGCAATACATAGTCACTTCGTGAGTAACAACAGAGCAAATACAAGTTTCTGAAGATGTTCCTTCTAGTTCAATGCCGTGCCTTACACCTTCTTGAATGTCATGTAATAAAGTCATGTCAATCTCCCCTTTTCGTATTTACACGCATAAACAAAACAAAAACCGTGACGATCAATCGGTCACGGAAGCGCGAGTAAAAAGGAAGTGGTTATCGGCATAACCATCCACCTCTCTTTCCGCTTACGAGGTTAGCTGTCGGATTCGGGCTGAGAGCCGCCCTACGAATCAAAAGATTCGATTCACCCCAAGAAACTGGTTCCCCCGCTTCCGAAGTTCGGAATTGAGCGCTACAATATGAAACTGAAAAAGAATACTACATTTCATATCATACATCTCTTTTAGTTAAACGACAATGGGTAATTGAGTCTCGTTAATGAACATTGCAGACAATCGCTTGATAGTTTGCACTTAGTTTCATAAATGTTTCACGATCACCTTCATCCAAAGCCTGATCAATCGCAATCTTCAATTGTTTCGTATAATGGATGTTTTCAATGTGATCTAGCAATAAGTCTACTTGCAATTCCATTAGAATATCTGTGGGTGTTGTTTTTCGAACTGGCTCCTGAACAGATTCTATTACTTGTAGATAGTGTACACAATCACTCCGTTGACGATAATAGAGTGTGATATACACATCTTCTTCTGGATGACTATGAACATCAAGAAAAGCCTTTTCTACGTCAGATGTCACACGTTTATTTTTATAAAATTTAAATCCTGTCATTTGTACGCAAGTTGTCGACATCAACAATGATTTGTGAACATTTTTAAATTGTTCAGTAAAATGAACTTTGGCAAGTAGCTGATCATTAGATGCCAAATATTGAAGTAGCCATTCTGCTTCAGGGTTACGCAATTCATATCGTTCTAAAAACCATTTGATGAATTGCTTTTTATCTGCGACCGTTATCACACTTTTCATGATGGTTCGCCTCCCGTTGACCTTCCCACAATAAGCATAAGAGTTTGAATGTTTACTTCTTTATATTGTTGTATTCGCCAATGCCTTGTCGCTTTCCTGCAATGTGCTTATAAACGAAAAAAAATGCCGATGGTATGGCATTTTTTAGAATATAAAAGTTAAAATACACTATTAATAGCTAACGACTTCTTTTTTTTACTATTTGCTCCATTTCCGGAGGATAAGACACCAGATATCCAAGTTTCAATAGTAAGGCAAGTAAGTCAGGAGCATCGTCTGGTAAAAAAGCTAAATGATGCTCACTTAACCGCTGTGGCATCCTCTTTGCAATAGGTTGAAGTTGCTCAATGGTGTTTGACACCAATGGATCATGACATGAGATTACGCACGATATGTGAAGCTTAACCTTTCCATACTCCTGACACCAATCACGTATGGAGCGCTGCACATTTGCAGGGATCTCAGCACCGCTAATTGTGCGAAGAAATTCATACATTTTCTCCATATCCCAACCACTTAGCAGGGCGTGATAAATACTCTCTCGCGTAAGTCGATATACGTTCATACGATCTCGACTAATTGGTTCCGCAATTTTCTGCAGTTCAAAAGCGTATGTGCTATCAGCCTCTTTGGGTACTAAAATATCAAAAGTAGGTTCAATAACTGCTTTTTTGAGAATAAAAGATTCTTCACCTGAGAGTCCATCATCTAGTATGTCGGAAGAATGCACAAAGCGTTCGCCTAGAGGCGTTAATTGGTATAAAAGATCTTGAGAAAGATCACGACCCTCTGCAAGAAATCCAAGATATACAAGCATTTGTAAGATGCGTTGTCGATAAACAATCTCTTTTGACTCATAATAAAAGTTATCAATAAAATGCAAAAGTTCATCCTCAAGTGATTGTTTAAATACCCATGCTTTGGATGAAAATTTAGCAATTCTCGATACAATCCGTCCAAGCGTTGGTATTGATATGCGGTATGTCCGCATATAAAACTGAAATAACTTCTTTGCACGGCTTTCTTCTGATTCCGTCATATAAATACCACTTTTAACTTCATCTATGATAAGAGAACCTGAGTCGTCTTCAATAATGCATCCTTCTTCATATAGGTGATCATAAATCATAGCAAAACGATCTGGATAATCATGAAATCTACGCCCATATCCAAAGCGAAATCCAACATGCACAGAGAGTGGTTCTTCTTGCACTTCAAATAACTGAAAAATTTGCATTTGTTGGCGTTTAAAAATGACACCTTCTTGAGTCAGCTTTACTTCGTGTCGTGCTAGAAACAGCAAAAAGGTAACAGCGTCACGTGCAAGAGTACCTTGATCTGTTCGTATCCATTTAGGTTCATACATACTCGTCTGAACAGATTGGCGCAACTGCTGCGTTTCATAATGTACAATATATTTTAATATCTCTGTTGGACAACGATATGTTCTCTGTGAGGGAGTTCCTGTTTCAAAGAGAATGCCCTCTTCAAGTAGCTCATTTAAAATCATAGATACTGAAGTTTGTTCATTTTTTGTAGTTGCCGACCGTTGTCTTCTCAATATCGTGAGTAGCTCGGATTTTGCAAATTGGTTTCTCCCTTCTAACGCAATCTCTTCGAGAGCTTGGCGAAGAATGGGAGATAAAGTAGCCATTCTTTCAATTACATACTGTGGATCACTAAATCGGTTTAATATTTCTTGAAGTAACGTGTTTTTAGAATATAGAGGACATGCTATCGTGTGACGAATAGCAATTTTACGCAGATTCCCGATGTCACTTTGATTAAGACATTCTACAAGTCGCATAGGATCACCTCAATAGGTTTTGCTCCTGACGAATTGTATTATGTGTATATTTTTATATAATATACATTTTATTCATAAAAAGGACTCGCATAATCGTTCACGCGAGCCAAAAGAGAGATGATAGGAGTGGAGAGAAACTACATTACACATCCTTATTTATCATACTCGACAGATTTACAAGAAGTCAACAGGACAAAGAATACGTTTTCATTGTTGTGCAATCACATGATAATTATTTTGTTGCAGCATAAGAAAAGCTCTATCAGCAAAGTCAGATGTATCAAATTGAAGCAACAACTGTCCATCGTCACCTTCACGACTTTCTAAAATACCAATATTGCGAATGCTAATAGAGGATTCTCCTAATAATGTAGTGATTTGGCCGATGAGACCAGGAACATCCTTTACAACGACCATGACTGAGTATACCGCGCGTATTGCGCCTGTTGATTTTACAGGCAATGCATCGCGAAAGTCGCGTGATTTTGCAAACAAGGATTCAATACTTACAGGTTCACGCTTTTTAATCATGTCAGTTAAAGATTGTATATTTTCAATCCACTCTTCTAATAAAGGTACAATCTCTTTGTGATTCTCTAGACATGTATCTCTCCACAATTTCGGATCACTTGATGCAATGCGCGTAATGTCACGAAATCCCCCAGCTGCTAATTCGATGTAAAGCGGCTCACTGACCGCTCGCTTTTCTACTTGATTGACTAGTAAGGAAGCAATGATATGTGGAACGTGACTAATAGCCGCAACAACGCGATCATGTGTTTCTGGTGTTAATATTTTTATTCGTGCACCTGTAGCTTGTAAAAGAGCCATTAACTCATGTAGGCGTTCAGTAGAAGTCGCTGATGACGGCGTGAGCACGTAGACTGCATTTTCCAGCAACAACGCATTTGCGGCAGTAATGCCTGACTTTTCGGAACCTGCCATCGGATGGCCTCCAATGAAAGCTGCTCTTGTAAATTTGTGATCAGCAATGTCAACCATCGTTGATTTAATTCCTGCGACGTCGGTGATGATCGCCCGATCACCTAATGTATCTTCTAATGTAGCAATCTTCTCGATCATGGCCTGAGTGACTGATATGGGGGTAGCTATTACGATGAGATCTGCTTGAGATACACCAAGTTGTACATCTGTTGTTGCTTCATCCACAACGCCAAGCTGTACAGCCATATCGAGAATGGTATCATCAATATCCACACCTATACTATGTTCAATCTGTCCAGTGGCTTTTAACGCTAGGGCTACGGATCCCCCAATCAATCCGCACCCAATCAGACATAGTCGTTTAAATGGTCGTGTTGATTCTAGCAAGTATGACTGCTCCTTTTTACACTGCATGCATATACTCGCATCATACTGCGTGTGTTCCCGCAAGGGATAGCGTGCGAGCAAATGCTATGAGATCATTAAATATCTGTTTTGCTAATTCACTATCGTGTTGTAAAAGTGCCTGATCAATATCTGCACACCGTCTGACAAGTGCACTACCAACAATGACAGCATCAGCGTATGCTGATAGTGTTCGTATGTGTTCGGGTCGACTCACACCAAAACCAACAGCCACAGGAACAGGACTCTCTTCTTTTACTGCAAGTACAAACTGCTCAAGTTCATCAGAAAATGCACTACGCTCCCCTGTAACGCCAAGGGAAGAAACACAATAAGCAAAACCTGTAGCACTTGATGCGATTTTTTTTATGCGATCGTGACTTGTTAAAGCAAGTAGTGGGATAAATGCAAGCCCGTATTGATCTGCTATGCCTCTTACTTCCGCACTTTCCTCATAAGGAAGATCGGGTATGATGAGACCATCTGCACCTACTTCATTGCATGCTTTCATAAGTTCTTCAATTCCAAACTGAAGAACAGGATTGACATAAGTAAAAACTATGATTGGAACATCTGTCACAGCTCGGACTCGCGCAATGAGAGCTAGCGCTTTTGGAAAGCTCATACCACCTTTTAGTGCTCGTAGTGAACCTGCTTGAATGACCGGTCCGTCTGCAAGAGGGTCAGAGTATGGTATGCCAATCTCAATGACATCAGAAAACTGAGCGAGTTCAACAATCAGCTGATAGCTATACTCCTCATTTGGATCGCCTGCAGAAACAAATGGAATAAATGCAACACGGTCTCCCCTGTTTTGCAAACTGCGCAAAATGGCTACTTTTCCTCTTGTAGTCAAGATAGATTCCCCCCTAATACATGCTCCACAGTGTGCACATCTTTATCGCCGCGTCCAGAGAGGTTGATGACGATCACGGCGTCTTTAGGAAGCGTTTTGGCGTAATTGATAGCATAGGCCACTGCGTGTGCTGATTCTAGTGCTGGAATAATACCTTCCACTCGCGATAAAGTAACGAATGCATCTAGTGCTTCTTGATCGGTGATTGGTTCATACGTTGCACGTTTACTCTCAAAAAGATGGGCATGCTCCGGTCCAATTCCAGGATAGTCTAATCCAGCTGAGATCGAGTGGGCAGGTTGTACTTGCCCGTATTCATCTTGCAAAAGTAAAGTCATTGAACCGTGTAAAACGCCCCTCGTTCCTTTAGCAATGGATGCTGCATGACGTTCAGTGTCCATCCCTTCACCAGCTGCCTCTATACCGATCAATGTAACTTGCTCATCTTCAACAAAAGGATAAAATATCCCCATGGCGTTACTTCCGCCTCCGACACATGCAATAATTGTATCTGGTAAACGACCTTCTTGTTCTATGATCTGTAATTTTGTTTCATCGCCAATGACTCTTTGAAAGTCACGCACAATCATAGGATAAGGATGCGGCCCAACCACCGATCCGATAATGTAATAGGTGTCTGTCACATGCTCAACCCAATGTCGAATCGCTTCATTTGTTGCATCTTTTAGCGTTTTAGTTCCTGATGTAGCGGGAACTACTTCAGTACCTAGGAGTCGCATGCGAAATACATTTAATGCTTGTCGCTCCATATCTTCTTCACCCATAAATACTGTACACTCAAGGCCGAGCAAAGCGGCAACAGTAGCTGAGGCGACACCATGTTGCCCTGCTCCTGTTTCTGCAATAATGCGTTTTTTGCCTGTCATTTTTGCAAGAAGTCCTTGTCCGAGTGTGTTGTTAATTTTGTGTGCACCTGTGTGATTTAGATCTTCTCGCTTCAAATAAATCTTTGCACCACCGCAATATTCTGTAAGATGACGCGCAAAATAAAGCGGAGTAGGTCGACCAGAATAATCAGTCAGATAATGCTGTAGTTGTTTTTGAAACTCCGGGTCCTTGACCAAACGATAGTAATCTGCCTCTAATGTGGTGAGTGCTGACATGAGTGTTTCTGGGACGTATTTACCACCAAAATCGCCAAAACGTCCTTGTGCATCAGGATACATGAGATTCACTCCTCGCGGCTTTTACAAACGCATGCATTTTTATGGGGTCTTTTTCCCCTGTCATTTCCGTTTCTATCCCTGAAGAGACATCTACGGCAAAAGGATGATACTGAGATATAAGCGAAGTCACTGTTCCAACTTGTAATCCACCTGCAATAATCAATGGAGTATTGTCGACTACGTATCGCACATCATCGATCGCTGTCCACTGAAAAGGATGACCTGTTCCACCATGTGTTCCTGTTTTATAAGTATCAAGGAGAATTGCATCTACATTTCCTACATATCGTGCTAGTTCATGATCTTCATTTGTACCGCGCACACCCCATGCTTTCCATACAGTAAGGCCATGTTGTGTGCGTAAACGCGAACACATCTCAGGAGTCTCTGCACCGCATAACTGTACATGACTTACACCAAGTGTTGCACAAATTGTAGCAATTTCTTCTTCACTTTGATCAACTAAAACAAGAACCGGTTCAGGAACGACAACGTATTGATCGCGTAGTAACGAAAGCATGTATTGCACTTGTTGTAATGTTACTTGACGCTTACTTTTTGCAAGAACAAATCCTATATAATCTGCCCGCGCATCTGTTGCAACCATCACATCTTCTATCGAACGTAGTCCACAAAGTTTTATTTTAGTCATTTGTAATTTGCACCAAATAACAAATGAGCAATACCTTGTTTAACGTGCTCAGATCCATAACGCATGAGCGTTTCGCCAACCAATATGCCTTTTGCTCCAAAATCTTTTACTCGCATAACGTCACTATGATCTCTTATACCACTTTCGCTAATGAGTAGGATATCCTCATCAATTACCTGACTAAGCCGCTCTGTCATACTTAGATCAACTTCAAAAGTATGCAAATTGCGATGGTTTACTCCAACAATACGGGGATGAAGCGGGCGAATGCGTTCCCATTCTTCTAGTGAATGAACTTCAATCAATGCCTCTAGACCTATACTTTGTACAGTCCTATATAAGGATACTAATTGATCATCCGTAAGTGCTGCGACAATGAGCAA
This sequence is a window from Sulfoacidibacillus ferrooxidans. Protein-coding genes within it:
- the ylbJ gene encoding sporulation integral membrane protein YlbJ, with the protein product MCLQRRRKQIGTILLATVAILFTASLVVYPEQGFETGIEGLKVFWDVVFPSLLPFFILSELLLGLGVVNALGVFLEPLMRPVFNVPGVGAFALSMGLAAGYPMDAVIAAKFRRTGACTRVEGERLLAFTNTADPLFMFGAVAVGMFKSPALGVLLALAHYLSAFIVGITFRFYGRKEEQYERPQRLTQHEGAPMWKRAYREMMIARDEDNRPFGKLLGDAVTDSVKTLLMIGGFIIFFAVLLRVMTQVGIVGFFALPVAAVFQMIHLNPTLISPLIKGMFEIDIGTAATATASAPLIEKLSIASAIIAWSGLAVHAQVASVLTDTDIRFRPYLVARIYQAVVAAILTFVFFKMGVGTRFAMIPHAISAMAPLTGGLSSFSDSLSEITAWAALLAIAIAISLLIYFVRKFKLAFFYSKGL
- a CDS encoding YpiB family protein — translated: MKSVITVADKKQFIKWFLERYELRNPEAEWLLQYLASNDQLLAKVHFTEQFKNVHKSLLMSTTCVQMTGFKFYKNKRVTSDVEKAFLDVHSHPEEDVYITLYYRQRSDCVHYLQVIESVQEPVRKTTPTDILMELQVDLLLDHIENIHYTKQLKIAIDQALDEGDRETFMKLSANYQAIVCNVH
- a CDS encoding undecaprenyl-diphosphate phosphatase gives rise to the protein MSLFHALLLGAVQGLTEFLPISSSGHLVLVQHLLHLQGDSLSFDVLLHFGTLLAVVVALRRDLIHLLTRPFDRLVGLLIISTIPTVAIGLIFEKTFESIFHSGATLGIEFIITGTMLLYVESLAHHERPVLAREMKYHSAFWIGMAQGAAILPALSRSGLTLCTALGAGIERKDAVRYSFLLSVPIILGATVFELKDIPQSQFVLNPILLAGMAVSGITGYIAIRFLLRMIERASLRPFGYYTLVLGALILGDQLVFHAFF
- a CDS encoding DUF1405 domain-containing protein; amino-acid sequence: MIVDSILRILHKRSVWKGIGALNAIGTVFGFMWYRGQVDHTLFYLRIFVPDSPVAALFFTLAICGILWPPASHLLREAITFLFALGVTSLFQYGLWAVIVLTDGFFYLHSLPLEGVGLWFAHAGMLIEALVFTKLVPLCTYKPRHIATAFVWLFFNDYADYVYGVFPYLPRFSLLSVITVVTPLLSVVTLFVFWPSTMSKLSRKTFS
- a CDS encoding creatininase family protein, producing the protein MRFEEFSLSQIEENYRHLDTVLLTVGGLTWRPSHLPVGTTWYILRKLRDEVEMAKGDRILTLPLQSIDTTFDDTAVVQLQKEAFSQIIHRYIHELTRHFQFRRLILLTDSLYKEQLVMQTLLTADSQLDMMSFIWWRDGQLQEALSSTSYKNVSKEFYPSGEWETSLMMALADHLVVRDPASLTRYLAQGSNAKLGSMMWGHLSQQLSEKVGQFIALA
- a CDS encoding YitT family protein is translated as MKRSLPYLLIIVGSLIYSVGLNAFIVGNQLAEGGFVGISIVLLYKLSIPIGASFLVLNIPVLILGWRFFGREFSIKTILGVLAVSLFTVITQHFAVHVNDRLLAALYGGVICGAGLGIIFRSGGTTGGVDILARIARHYFNHSMGRLMFASDVVVIALVAIVINMETAMYSLVALYVASRMIDSVIEGFSASRAAMIISDQPEQIADRIHNDMGRGTTLLHGQGGYTRDQKLVVYCVVSRDEVVRLQQLVHDVDDRAFVVLNDVNDVLGEGFTR
- a CDS encoding helicase-associated domain-containing protein, which gives rise to MRLVECLNQSDIGNLRKIAIRHTIACPLYSKNTLLQEILNRFSDPQYVIERMATLSPILRQALEEIALEGRNQFAKSELLTILRRQRSATTKNEQTSVSMILNELLEEGILFETGTPSQRTYRCPTEILKYIVHYETQQLRQSVQTSMYEPKWIRTDQGTLARDAVTFLLFLARHEVKLTQEGVIFKRQQMQIFQLFEVQEEPLSVHVGFRFGYGRRFHDYPDRFAMIYDHLYEEGCIIEDDSGSLIIDEVKSGIYMTESEESRAKKLFQFYMRTYRISIPTLGRIVSRIAKFSSKAWVFKQSLEDELLHFIDNFYYESKEIVYRQRILQMLVYLGFLAEGRDLSQDLLYQLTPLGERFVHSSDILDDGLSGEESFILKKAVIEPTFDILVPKEADSTYAFELQKIAEPISRDRMNVYRLTRESIYHALLSGWDMEKMYEFLRTISGAEIPANVQRSIRDWCQEYGKVKLHISCVISCHDPLVSNTIEQLQPIAKRMPQRLSEHHLAFLPDDAPDLLALLLKLGYLVSYPPEMEQIVKKRSR